In one Echinicola marina genomic region, the following are encoded:
- a CDS encoding restriction endonuclease subunit S, which produces MSEWKEVTIGEIAEVKTGPFGSALLNEQYIQGGTPVITVEHIKDFRISQLDYPSVTDEDKDRLSSYTLEEGDIVFSRVGSVDLSAIALKENIGWLFSSRMLRVRPDRKLIDPLYLSYYLRLYGVRKYINNIAVGSTMPSINTQILKSIPVIHCELSEQKEIAKALSSLDQKITLLQEQNQTLEELAQTLFKRWFVEFEFPISEEQAAAMGNPDLVGQPYKSSSGKMTASELGEIPEGWTLSTIGENVETLGGGTPSTQEPAYWENGEIFWYSPTDLTKSNSMFSNSSSKKISELGLQKSSAKLFPAYSILMTSRATVGEITINTSEACTNQGFITLIPNEKISLFFLYDWLKTKLSTVHNLASGSTFPEISKTDFRNMEVLIGTSQIHQHFDESMKPIFKSIENNTNEIQSLTELRDTLLPKLMSGELRPNII; this is translated from the coding sequence ATGAGTGAGTGGAAGGAAGTAACCATAGGTGAAATTGCAGAGGTGAAAACAGGACCGTTTGGAAGTGCATTATTGAATGAACAATATATTCAAGGAGGAACCCCGGTTATTACAGTAGAGCACATAAAAGATTTCCGGATTTCTCAATTGGATTATCCCTCTGTAACTGATGAAGATAAAGATAGATTATCAAGCTACACCTTAGAAGAAGGAGATATTGTTTTCTCTAGAGTTGGGTCTGTAGATCTTAGTGCAATTGCATTGAAAGAAAATATTGGTTGGCTATTTTCAAGTAGAATGCTTAGGGTTAGACCAGATCGGAAATTAATTGATCCTTTGTATTTGTCTTACTATCTAAGACTCTATGGAGTTAGAAAGTATATAAACAACATCGCTGTGGGTTCAACCATGCCTTCTATCAATACTCAGATATTAAAAAGTATTCCAGTAATTCATTGCGAGCTATCAGAACAAAAAGAAATAGCTAAAGCACTTTCTAGCCTCGACCAAAAAATCACGCTACTCCAGGAGCAAAACCAAACCTTGGAGGAACTTGCGCAGACACTGTTTAAGCGGTGGTTTGTGGAGTTTGAGTTTCCCATCTCCGAAGAACAAGCTGCTGCCATGGGCAATCCTGACTTAGTAGGCCAGCCCTACAAAAGCTCTAGCGGAAAAATGACAGCAAGTGAACTTGGAGAGATTCCAGAGGGGTGGACGTTATCTACTATCGGAGAAAATGTTGAAACATTGGGAGGCGGTACCCCCTCTACTCAGGAGCCAGCTTACTGGGAAAACGGCGAGATTTTTTGGTATTCGCCTACAGACCTAACAAAGTCAAATAGTATGTTCTCGAATAGTTCAAGCAAGAAAATTTCTGAGTTAGGACTTCAGAAAAGTTCAGCAAAGTTATTTCCAGCTTATTCAATTTTGATGACAAGTAGGGCTACTGTGGGTGAAATCACAATAAACACATCTGAAGCATGTACTAATCAAGGTTTTATAACACTTATTCCAAATGAGAAGATTTCCCTATTCTTTCTATATGATTGGCTAAAAACGAAATTAAGCACAGTTCATAATCTAGCATCAGGAAGCACCTTTCCTGAGATTAGTAAAACAGACTTCAGGAATATGGAAGTATTGATTGGAACAAGTCAGATTCATCAACACTTTGATGAATCGATGAAGCCAATTTTTAAATCAATTGAGAATAATACAAATGAAATTCAATCCCTCACCGAATTAAGAGATACGTTATTGCCAAAGTTGATGAGTGGGGAGTTGAGACCGAATATTATATAA